The segment tgattagtaatgtgcattgttatAAACTGTatctggacaactttgaaggtgattttctcaatatttatttagatttttttttttttttttttttttttttgcaccatcagattctacatttttaaatagttcggcctatcctaacaaaccaaacatcaatggaaagcttatttattcagctttcagattatgtatcattataaatgtaaaaaatggaCCCTTTTTCACATGTGTATTTAAGCCAACTTTTTGTGTGCTTTAGGAGGAGGAATTTAATTGGTTGCTGAAAGAAGAGGTTCAttctgtgctgaaacagctgcaAGACATTTTGAAGGTATCTTCAGATATTTAACAAATAGCTAACAGAATAATTCTGTATAGGTGTGCAAAAAAGTGCATTAATAATAGCATTTGTCCGCTTTTACTAAAAGGAGGCATCAAGACGTTTTTCAATGCCATCACCTGGTTTGGAAGGACAACTGAAACAAGAGAACTTCATTCTGGGCAGCTCAACGTAAGAGCTATGAATTAGACTATTCTGATGGATTTGAAGTATACACAATTTATGTTATTACAGTTTTATGGGAATGTATAGAAATACTATTTGAATTgatttttaaattgcatttggTTTAGGATGGACCAGGTGAAAGGGGTTTTGACGCTACAAGGAGAAGCTCTAACTCAGGCTGTAAGTATGTTTTTAATAACatcatgaaaataaagtcagcTTTCAAGATGAATGACACAGTGCTGTTTGCATTATCTGAGCTCTGTGATTACTTTTGCTATTATTACAATCTATAAAAAATACGCAGAATAAAATGTTActactttttttattctttgcagGATATTAATATTAAAGTCACTAAAAGCAGTCAGGTCATGCATTTTGCATTCCGAGATGATAAACAATGGAAGTTGCAGCAGGTATtgtttctttctctctccttgaacttaaaaaaaaatcaaaatgagaTGTTGTACTTAACCATGCTCTATTTTGAAATGGTTTGGTATTGTTCTCTCATAAATATAGCTGTTAAAACACATGCTGTCTTTGCTTAGATTCAGGATGCCCGAAACCATGTGAATCAGGCCCTGCAGTTACTAAGCAGCCGTGACGAGAGTTATCACTTCAAAACTGGGGCTGAAGTCAATAAGGTTTgtttttcaaaagttttaactctttggtcattttttaattcgatgctattggtctaataggattcaatgatctatgctaagctatgctaaaagtgatatcgccagaacaggagaacggctggatggatttcaaaacagtaaaactcagcttattaactcaggggggagttggagaatgagcctatttccaaaaacagTGTGTTCCTTTAAGAAGTTCTCAATTATCTTCTTAGGAACATCTTATTTTTTCTTACTTGCCATTCTTATTACTATCTTtattcaccttatttttcaacatAGAAGTAAGcctgggtgagacttccagttcattatgtgctgtagggaaataacgtgAAGAATAATAATGTGCAGTAAAACagcactacaaaccattgtgttcataatttgtataatacattaaaataaaatggtaagacacaccagtttgcaatatcaagcagcaaaacgagttgttttgtacagctaaaaatagctggatgcggatgagaccggaagccacacccataaaatttacaaatggtcaCGCCCACTATTACAGGAAGAAAAATGTGGAAACTATTAGCACTTGAAGTTACATTTTTGAATGTGCCATCTATTGTAAATTGTCATTTAAAATGAGATGGCTTGTCTCAGGATGTAGTGCTTCATGTTTTTTGTGACCTGTATCTGTGTGTATGCCACTAGAGTGAACATTTTATCAAAATTCTCATGCTCCTGAAAATTCTCATGATAAAAAAAACAAGGTCCCTATTCTACGTTTGTGTGGAGTTAATAAACTTTGAATCAAAATGTTCAGCAATAGTCGTTATCTTATTTTGTACaatgatttttaagtatattctTGTCAGATATCCAAAGTCATCATTGATTTTCTTTCTAAAACATtcttaagaaatgtttttgagaaaTTTGGCCCCTGGTTTTCTTCATGTGTACTTGTGTGGTTCTTATGGGCATAATTGAACTCTCCCATGAGTACATATGAAGCTGTTGAGCGCTACAGGTTACTCAGAAATATGCACATTCTTTAAATACTAACATTCTtcgggatagttcacccaaaaattaaaattctgtcattaattactcaccctcatgtcgttccaaacctgtagggcCTTTGTTTATTTtcggaacgcaaattaagatatttttgatgaaatctgagagctttctgactctaagtagacagcaatgcaactatcaaaataaaggcaaaatgctaagaaaaaaaaaatctttaaaagttatttttgtttgttttcttttggcacacaaagtattctggtagcttcataacattatggttgaaccactgtcacatggactttttttttttttttttaacaatgtccttactacctttatgggccttgaatgtgtcagttgcatggctgtctatgcagggtcagaaaacttttagatttcatcaaatatatcttaatttttttttagaagatgaacaaaagtcttatgggtttgcagTGACATTAggattagtaattaatgacagaatttttatattAGGGTGAACTATGCTTTGTATTTTCACTGGTACTGTACTGTAGTGACATTATTCATGTTTCAGCTTATGGATGCAGTAATGCTTCAGTTGACCCGAGCCCGAAACAGACTCACAACCCCGGCCAGCATGACTCTTCCTGAGCTCGCAGCCAGCGGCCTAATGGTTAGTATATGCAGATCATCACTTGATCTTAATGCGGATTCTCAATGTCCTCTTGTAAATATTTCTCCTGTTCTTTCTAGAAAATGTTCACACCTCCAATGCCTGGTGACGTAATGGTGAACTTCTATATCAATCTCAGCAAACTGTGTTTGACGGTCTATCAACTACATGTACTGCAGCCTAACACTACTAAGGTATCTAGCCatcagcacaaaaaaaaaacgacTTTGCATGGCTTT is part of the Garra rufa chromosome 1, GarRuf1.0, whole genome shotgun sequence genome and harbors:
- the rogdi gene encoding protein rogdi homolog; translated protein: MLGAERSTLSELAKMTAASQAERTVLEEEFNWLLKEEVHSVLKQLQDILKEASRRFSMPSPGLEGQLKQENFILGSSTMDQVKGVLTLQGEALTQADINIKVTKSSQVMHFAFRDDKQWKLQQIQDARNHVNQALQLLSSRDESYHFKTGAEVNKLMDAVMLQLTRARNRLTTPASMTLPELAASGLMKMFTPPMPGDVMVNFYINLSKLCLTVYQLHVLQPNTTKNFKSAGSSVLHNPGAMFEYNNTKFEVSHVHKVECVVPWLNDTLVFFTISLQLCQQLKDKISVFSSFWNYRPF